A stretch of Lathyrus oleraceus cultivar Zhongwan6 chromosome 6, CAAS_Psat_ZW6_1.0, whole genome shotgun sequence DNA encodes these proteins:
- the LOC127098115 gene encoding 60S ribosomal protein L35 — protein MARIKVHELRQKAKADLLSQLKDLKAELALLRVAKVTGGAPNKLSKIKVVRLSIAQVLTVISQKQKAALREVYKNKKYLPLDLRPKKTRAIRRRLTKHQASLKTEREKKKETYFPLRKYAIKA, from the exons ATGG CCAGAATCAAGGTTCACGAATTGAGGCAGAAAGCCAAAGCTGATCTCTTGAGTCAGCTCAAGGACCTCAAGGCCGAACTCGCCTTGCTCCGTGTTGCTAAGGTCACCGGTGGTGCACCCAACAAGCTCTCCAAGAT CAAGGTGGTGAGGCTGTCGATTGCTCAGGTTTTGACAGTGATTTCTCAGAAGCAGAAGGCTGCATTGAGGGAAGTTTACAAGAACAAGAAGTATTTGCCACTTGATCTCCGCCCTAAGAAGACCAGGGCTATTCGCCGAAGGCTCACCAAGCACCAG GCTTCTCTTAAGACCGAGAGGGAGAAGAAGAAAGAGACATACTTCCCATTGAGGAAGTATGCCATCAAAGCATAA
- the LOC127098116 gene encoding putative pectate lyase 21 isoform X1 yields MASTPIQPYGDLDSTLRAMAGRAEGFGRLAIGGLHGPLYLVTSLSDDGPGSLREGCRRKEPLWIVFEISGTINLSSYLSVSSHKTIDGRGQRIKLTGKGLRLKECENIIICNLEFEGGRGHDVDGIQIKPNSRNIWIDRCSLRDYDDGLIDITRQSTDITISRCYFAQHDKTMLIGANPSHVGDRCIRVTIHHCFFDGTRQRHPRVRFGKVHLYNNYIRNWEVYAICASVEAQIYSQCNIYEAGTKKKAFEFYTEKAEDKEDQESGFIISEGDMLLNGVQPCMPPESKEETMFHPSEYYPTWTMEAATDSLREVIQLCTGWQSICRPVDNML; encoded by the exons ATGGCGTCGACGCCGATTCAACCGTACGGAGATTTGGACTCCACTCTGAGGGCCATGGCAGGCCGCGCTGAGGGCTTCGGCCGCCTCGCCATTGGTGGCCTCCACGGTCCTCTCTATTTGGTTACCTCCCTTTCAG ATGATGGTCCTGGCTCGCTACGCGAAGGATGTCGTAGAAAGGAGCCGCTGTGGATTGTTTTTGAAATTTCAGGTACAATTAATCTTTCGTCATACCTGAGTGTGTCCTCTCATAAGACAATAGATGGAAGAGGCCAGAGGATTAAATTGACTGGGAAAGGCTTAAGACTGAAAGAATGTGAGAATATAATTATATGCAATCTTGAGTTTGAGGGGGGACGGGGTCATGATGTAGATGGGATTCAGATAAAACCAAATTCTAGGAATATTTGGATAGACCGTTGTAGTCTTCGAGATTACGATGACGGACTTATAGACATCACAAGACAAAGCACGGATATCACTATATCTAG ATGCTACTTTGCACAGCATGACAAGACCATGCTAATTGGAGCTAACCCGTCACATGTTGGCGATAGATGCATTCGGGTGACGATTCATCATTGTTTCTTTGATGGAACACGGCAGAGACACCCTCGTGTGAGATTTGGAAAAGTTCATCTGTACAACAATTACATCAGAAACTGGGAAGTCTATGCAATTTGTGCTAGTGTCGAGGCCCAG ATATACTCGCAATGCAACATATATGAAGCAGGAACTAAGAaaaaagcttttgaattttatACCGAAAAG GCGGAAGACAAAGAAGATCAGGAGTCCGGCTTCATAATATCCGAAGGAGACATGCTTCTGAATGGTGTCCAGCCATGCATGCCACCGGAATCTAAAGAAGAAACCATGTTTCATCCTAGTGAATATTACCCAACTTGGACAATGGAAGCAGCTACAGATTCTCTCAGGGAGGTTATCCAGTTATGTACAGGTTGGCAGTCCATTTGTAGGCCAGTAGACAATATGTTATGA
- the LOC127098116 gene encoding probable pectate lyase 4 isoform X2, which produces MASTPIQPYGDLDSTLRAMAGRAEGFGRLAIGGLHGPLYLVTSLSDDGPGSLREGCRRKEPLWIVFEISGTINLSSYLSVSSHKTIDGRGQRIKLTGKGLRLKECENIIICNLEFEGGRGHDVDGIQIKPNSRNIWIDRCSLRDYDDGLIDITRQSTDITISRCYFAQHDKTMLIGANPSHVGDRCIRVTIHHCFFDGTRQRHPRVRFGKVHLYNNYIRNWEVYAICASVEAQIYSQCNIYEAGTKKKAFEFYTEKWLFRRKTKKIRSPAS; this is translated from the exons ATGGCGTCGACGCCGATTCAACCGTACGGAGATTTGGACTCCACTCTGAGGGCCATGGCAGGCCGCGCTGAGGGCTTCGGCCGCCTCGCCATTGGTGGCCTCCACGGTCCTCTCTATTTGGTTACCTCCCTTTCAG ATGATGGTCCTGGCTCGCTACGCGAAGGATGTCGTAGAAAGGAGCCGCTGTGGATTGTTTTTGAAATTTCAGGTACAATTAATCTTTCGTCATACCTGAGTGTGTCCTCTCATAAGACAATAGATGGAAGAGGCCAGAGGATTAAATTGACTGGGAAAGGCTTAAGACTGAAAGAATGTGAGAATATAATTATATGCAATCTTGAGTTTGAGGGGGGACGGGGTCATGATGTAGATGGGATTCAGATAAAACCAAATTCTAGGAATATTTGGATAGACCGTTGTAGTCTTCGAGATTACGATGACGGACTTATAGACATCACAAGACAAAGCACGGATATCACTATATCTAG ATGCTACTTTGCACAGCATGACAAGACCATGCTAATTGGAGCTAACCCGTCACATGTTGGCGATAGATGCATTCGGGTGACGATTCATCATTGTTTCTTTGATGGAACACGGCAGAGACACCCTCGTGTGAGATTTGGAAAAGTTCATCTGTACAACAATTACATCAGAAACTGGGAAGTCTATGCAATTTGTGCTAGTGTCGAGGCCCAG ATATACTCGCAATGCAACATATATGAAGCAGGAACTAAGAaaaaagcttttgaattttatACCGAAAAG TGGTTGTTTAGGCGGAAGACAAAGAAGATCAGGAGTCCGGCTTCATAA